A single window of Nematostella vectensis chromosome 4, jaNemVect1.1, whole genome shotgun sequence DNA harbors:
- the LOC5513133 gene encoding transmembrane protein 248, whose protein sequence is MFNCKCIKNLVGFANSRPPCVVFTACLAVFAVGLFSLGYYMQVGVFDEENTDWRMFIGSLAQKEFCMFSNNTLNSTLNYTVSENLTLSASLIPVTLPMILRVYPGNLFLGTVTNVSHVTTIVRGGELGLSGAMHSQPVNLTFKLEKHWSVSCEGVACPNSGFAACGVVSLPAEIIPADMPHNYCNVSYEPVSAMVEMTSVGSCSKSNVLVKTSVPRYLEDHTTEKWVDVGNNEWETVNLRLQYSSYFLFVMVITCILYGMIKGRPVKNSKKIGGQTI, encoded by the exons ATGTTTAATTGCAAATGCATCAAGAATTTGGTTGGGTTCGCAAACTCTAGACCACCTTGTGTCGTGTTCACTGCTTGTTTGGCAGTGTTTGCGGTTGGCCTATTTTCTCTTGGCTACTACATGCAAGTTGGAGTTTTCGATGAGGAGAATACG GATTGGAGAATGTTCATTGGCAGCTTAGCGCAGAAGGAATTTTGTATGTTTAGCAACAACACTCTGAACAGCACCCTAAACTACACAGTAAGCGAGAACTTGACACTCTCTGCTAGCTTGATCCCTGTGACATTACCAATGATTCTCCGTGTATACCCGGGAAATCTTTTCCTGGGGACGGTCACCAATGTTAGCCATGTTACAACTATTGTGAGAGGTGGAGAGCTTGGATTGTCTGGCGCAATGCATTCTCAACCAGTGAACTTGACCTTCAAACTGGAAAAGCATTGGTCGGTATCATGCGAGGGTGTGGCCTGCCCTAATAGTGGATTTGCGGCATGTGGAGTTGTCTCATTACCAGCAGAGATCATTCCAGCAGACAT GCCACACAATTACTGCAATGTGTCATATGAACCAGTGTCTGCAATGGTGGAAATGACATCCGTGGGGAGCTGCTCCAAGAGCAATGTTCTGGTCAAGACATCTGTACCCAGATACTTGGAGGATCATACCACAGAGAAATGGGTAGATGTTGGAAAT AATGAATGGGAGACCGTGAACCTTCGCCTGCAGTACTCCAGCTACTTTCTGTTTGTGATGGTTATCACCTGTATACTCTATGGCATGATTAAAGGCAGGCCTGTCAAGAACTCCAAAAAGATAGGAGGTCAGACAATATGA